Within Thermoanaerobaculum aquaticum, the genomic segment CAGCTCGTTCCACGGCAAGAGGTAGCCGGAAAAGCCGAAACCTAACGCCAGAAGCAAGAGCGCCGCGCCGGTCCACCAGGTGAGCTCCCGGGGTTTCACGTAAGCCCCGGCGAAGTACACGGTGAACATGTGGATGAACGCGGAAGCAATCATGAGGTTGGCCGACCAGGAGTGAATGGAGCGGATGAGCCAACCAAAGGGCACCCGGGTCATGATGAACTGCACGCTTTCAAAGGCGGCTTCGGCGGTGGGGCGGTAGTACAGCAGCAGGAGGATGCCGGTAGCGACCTGCACGCAGAAGAAAAACAGCGTGAGCCCGCCAAAGTAGTACATCCAGTCGTGCCGATGCCGGGGGACCGCTTTTTCCCTGGCGAAGTCCAACAGCGGCTTTAGGTCGTAACGCTCGTCCAGAGCTTGCCACAGCTTTTCAGTGAGTTTCATGGCCTTAGGCTCCACGGGTGACGTAAATATCGTCGCCGACGATGTCCACCTTGAAGGCTTCTAAGGGCCTTGGAGGCGGGCCCTGAATGTTCTTGCCTTGTAAATCGTAATGGCCGTTGTGACAGGCGCACCAGATGTGCTGAAAATCGGCCCGGTACTGAACGGTGCAGTTCAAATGGGTGCAAATCCCGGAAAAAGCCCTTACCTCACCCCCCGGGGTTCGCACCAGGATCCCCGGCTTGGCTCCAAAGCGGAAGATCTTGCCGCTGTTGGGCGGCAGCTCCGACAGCTTGCCGGCCAGCACGCGGTTGGTGGGCGCTTCGGCCACTTCCGGCGGCAACACGTAGCGGAATACCGGGTAGAGGGCAGCCAACACCGTGGCCCCCAGGGAGGTTCCCAAAAGCCAGTTAATAAAGCCCTTGCGAGAGATTTTGCGACCCTCGTCCATGTCTCCCCCCTACGCGACAACCTCCGGGATTTTTTGAGAATGTGCTGGGTTTGTCAAGTAGTGACCGGAGCACCTTAGGGCCGCCGGTGGGGTACCCTACGGGTGGAGGTGTCATGAAGATCCTGTTTGTTGGGGACGTGGTAGGAAAGGTTGGACGTCGGGTGCTGAAGCAGCTTTTGCCCAGGGTCATATCCGAGCTGGGCCCTGACTTCGTGGTAGTCAACGTGGAAAACGCCGCCGGCGGCTTTGGCTTAACCGCCGAGGTTTGGCAGGAGCTGGCCTCGCTGCCGGTGGATGTGTTTACTTCCGGCAACCACATTTGGGATAAGAAGGAAACCGCCAGCCTTTTGGATCATGAGCCGCGGCTGTTGCGCCCCGCCAACTACCCCGAGGGCAACCCCGGACGCGGCCTTTGTGTGCTGTCCTCCAGAAAAAACGGCGTGCCTGTGGCGGTGCTCAACCTCCAGGGCCTCACCTTTATGACCCCCATGGAGTCACCCTTCCGCACCGCCGACCGGCTGCTGGCGACCCTGGGGCCCGAGGTGAAGGTCATCATCGTGGACATGCACGCCGAGGCCACGTCCGAAAAGCAGGCCATGGGTTGGTACCTGGACGGCCGGGTGAGCCTGGTGGTGGGCACCCATACCCACGTACCCACCGCCGATGAGCGGATCTTGCCGCAAAAGACCGCCTTCCTTACCGATGTGGGCATGACCGGCCCCTACGAAAGCATCATTGGTTTCAAGCCCAAGGAAGTGCTGGAACGCTTCCTTTACGCTACCCCGCGGGCTTTGGAGCCGGCCACCCAGGGGGGAGCGCTGTCGGGGGTGTTGGTGGAGGTCAACCCTGAGACCGGTCACGCGGAAAGCATTGCCCGGGTGTTCCGCCGGGAAAAGGAGAGCTAAGGCAAGGGAAGGAGGGCTATGCCTGAGCTTTCGGTGCTTGTTACCGCCAAAAACGAAGAGGAAATGCTCCCCGGCGCTTTGGCTTCGGTGGCCGGCTGGGCTGGAGAGGTGGTGGTGGTCGTGGATGCGGCCTCGAGCGATCGCACCGAAGAGCTGGCCCGACAGGCGGGGGCCCGGGTTTTTCGCCACGGGTTTGTGTCCTCGGCCCAGCAAATCAACGTTGGCCTTGAGCTCTGCTGTAAGCCTTGGGTTTTGGTGCTGGACGCCGACGAACGGGTAAGCCCGCAGCTGGCGGCGGCCCTTTCCCGGGAGCTGGCGCAGCCGCGAGCCGAAGCTTACGCCGTTCGCCGGGTGAACTGGGCCCTGGGTAAGCCGGTGCGCTTTGGGGATTGGGGGTGGGACTGGGTGGTGCGGGTGGTGCGCAGGGAGGCAAGGTTTGCGGAAAGGGCCGTGCACGGAGTTCCGGAAGTGAGGCGGGTGGGCAAACTCCCCGGCCATTTGGAGCACCTCACCTTTCGCTCCTTCCCCCAGTACCTGCCCAAGGTGGTGGATTACGCCCTGCGCGGGGCCCGGCAGGCGCTGGCGGATGGCAAGCGCTGTGGCTTGGTGACGGCCGTGGCGCGAGCGGAGTGGCGGTTTGTGCGCTCGTACCTTTTGCGTTTGGGGTTCCTGGATGGAAGGGTGGGGCTTATGCTTGCAGTCCTTGCCGCTTACGGAACCTTCCTGAAATGGGCGGCGGTGGCTTCGGGTATGGACGGGTCTTCCGGCAGGTTCGTAAAGTAAGGTGTGAGCCGGTTTCCCTGCAGGCTGCTTTTGGACCTCCCCAACTGGCTGGGGGATTGGGTTCACGCCCTGCCGGCCATAGAAATCCTGCTTGCTGCCAACCGCGAGGGTGAAACAACTTTCTTGCTTCCGGCCGGGCACGCCCCGCTGGCCCGGCTTTTCCCGGCTAAGACGCTGATCCGTCCACCCAAGGCCAGCTCCGGCTTTGGGCGAAGTCTCGGCGGCTTCGATGTGGCCTTAACCTTCCGCCACTCCACCCGGGCCAAGCTGCTTTTGGCTGCGGTGCCGAAGGCCGAGGGCTGGGCCAGCGCCGGGAGGGGGGCCGGTTTTTTGGGCTTGCGCACCTTTCCCGTGGACCGAGCTCGCCACCAGCGGCACGATTTTGATCACGCCCTGGTGGCTCTGGGGCTGGCGCCGGTGGACGGGCAGCCGGTGCGCTTGCCTTTTCCACCTGTAGCGGAAAAAGCCCAGCACCTGGTGGTATTGCTTCCCGGCTCCCTGGGGCCGGAAGCCAAGCGCTACCCGCCCTCGGGCTACCGGGAAGTGGGCCGGCAGCTCCGGGCGGCGGGCTTTGAGGTGCTGGTGGTGGTAGGACCCAGCGATGCCCCCCTGGGGCATTGGCTGGCCCGGGAAACCAAGGCCCGGTTGTTCCCTCCCGAAGCGGGGCTCTGGGAGGTGGCGCAGGTTTTGGCCAGGGCCAGGCTGGTCATTGGCAACGATTCGGGGCTTACCCACTTGGCCGCGGCGTTGGGTTGCGCCACGGTTGCTCTTTTTGGCCCCACCTCCCCCGCCCGCACGGCCCCATCCCAGGGGTTGGTGCTCCAGGCTCCCGACTTTGCCCGCTGCGGCTGGGAGCGGCTGCCCCCGGGGTTGGTACTTCGGGCTTGCGACGCTTTGCTTACGGGGGACTTGCAGGATGCCCGTTTGGTGAGTACTATTACCAGTGGCGGTGGGCCGCTAGCTCAACTGGCAGAGCAAGGGACTCTTAATCCCTAGGTTGTAGGTTCGACTCCTACGCGGCTCACCAACTATGCGCCCGCGAAAGTGGCGGAACTGGTAGACGCGCGAGACTTAGGATCTCGTGGGAGCCACCCGTGGGGGTTCGAGTCCCCCCTTTCGCACCATGAGGATCCCCATGACCTACGACATCGAACGACCGTCCCCCTGCCTGGTAAGGCTTAAGGCCAGCGTTCCTGCGGCTGAAGCGGAAAGCGTGCGCACCCAGGTAACCCGGGAGTTTGCCGCAAGCGCCGCGCTGCCTGGCTTTCGCCGGGGCAAGGCTCCGCTGGCCCTGGTGGTAAAGCGCTTTGCCCAGGAAATTCGCCAGGAAACCGAAGAACGCCTCCTGCGCCGGGTGTGGGATGAAGCTGTCACCACCGAGAGGCTGCGGGTGGCCGGGCCCCTGGGGGTGGTGGAGGCCCGCTGGGAAGACGGCGGTGGTTTTGCCTTCACCGGCGAGTTTGAGGTTTACCCGGAGGTGACCCTGCCGCCGGTTTCTGGGTTTCAACCCCCCGAGTTTGCCGTGGAACCCAGTGAAGAAGAGGTGGAAGCCTTCCTCAACGGTTTGGCCGAGCGTCAGGCCAGCTGGCAGGGCGTTGAGGAGGGGCAAGCCGAGGACGGGATGCTGGTGGAAGCGGAAGTGGAGGGCGAGTTTCCCCAGGGGGGAGGGGATCCCTTCCGCGAAGAGCTGGCGGTTTTCCGGCTGGGCAGCGGCGAGGTTTACCCGGAAATCGAGGAAGCGGTGCGCGGCTTGGGGATTGGCGGGGAAACGGTGGCACGTCGGGAGGTCGCTCGAGAAGGGGAGGAAGGCACCGTTCCCGTGCAGTACAAGCTCAAAATCAAGGGGCTGCGGCGGAAGGTGGTGCCGCCGGTGGACGACGCCCTGGCCACCCAAATGGGGGTAGAAGGTGGGCTGGACGGCCTCCGGGAAAAGGCGCGGGAGGTCCTCCGGCAGGCCAAAAAGCGCGAGCGCTTCAAGGTTTTCCGGGAGGCTTTGGTCAAATACTTGGGGGGCGAGCAACCGCTGCCCCTGCCTGACCGCCTGGTGGAGGAGGAAACCCGCAAGGCCGCCATTCGCTACGCCGAGTCGTTGCACCGGCAGGGGATCAACGTGGAGGAGCTGAACTGGCAGGAACTGGCCCCCAAACTGCAAGCCTCGGTGGTGGAGCGGTTGCGGGAGGAGCTGCTTTTGGACCAGCTGGCCAACGAGCTGGGCGTGAACGTTGGCGAAGAGGAGGTGGATGCCGTGGTGCGGCGGGAAGCCCAGGAAAGCGGCGTCCCCTTTGCCGAGCTCAAGGGCAACCTGGCCAAGAGCGGGGGGTTGGAGCGGATTCGCGGTATCCTTCGTAGGGAGCGGGCGGTGGCCCAGGTGCTGGAGCCCCTGCTCGGGGAAGGCTAACGATGCTGGTACCCATCGTTGTAGAGCAAACACCCCGCGGGGAAAGGG encodes:
- a CDS encoding QcrA and Rieske domain-containing protein translates to MDEGRKISRKGFINWLLGTSLGATVLAALYPVFRYVLPPEVAEAPTNRVLAGKLSELPPNSGKIFRFGAKPGILVRTPGGEVRAFSGICTHLNCTVQYRADFQHIWCACHNGHYDLQGKNIQGPPPRPLEAFKVDIVGDDIYVTRGA
- a CDS encoding TIGR00282 family metallophosphoesterase: MKILFVGDVVGKVGRRVLKQLLPRVISELGPDFVVVNVENAAGGFGLTAEVWQELASLPVDVFTSGNHIWDKKETASLLDHEPRLLRPANYPEGNPGRGLCVLSSRKNGVPVAVLNLQGLTFMTPMESPFRTADRLLATLGPEVKVIIVDMHAEATSEKQAMGWYLDGRVSLVVGTHTHVPTADERILPQKTAFLTDVGMTGPYESIIGFKPKEVLERFLYATPRALEPATQGGALSGVLVEVNPETGHAESIARVFRREKES
- a CDS encoding glycosyltransferase family 2 protein; this encodes MPELSVLVTAKNEEEMLPGALASVAGWAGEVVVVVDAASSDRTEELARQAGARVFRHGFVSSAQQINVGLELCCKPWVLVLDADERVSPQLAAALSRELAQPRAEAYAVRRVNWALGKPVRFGDWGWDWVVRVVRREARFAERAVHGVPEVRRVGKLPGHLEHLTFRSFPQYLPKVVDYALRGARQALADGKRCGLVTAVARAEWRFVRSYLLRLGFLDGRVGLMLAVLAAYGTFLKWAAVASGMDGSSGRFVK
- a CDS encoding glycosyltransferase family 9 protein, whose translation is MVLLPGSLGPEAKRYPPSGYREVGRQLRAAGFEVLVVVGPSDAPLGHWLARETKARLFPPEAGLWEVAQVLARARLVIGNDSGLTHLAAALGCATVALFGPTSPARTAPSQGLVLQAPDFARCGWERLPPGLVLRACDALLTGDLQDARLVSTITSGGGPLAQLAEQGTLNP
- the tig gene encoding trigger factor — protein: MTYDIERPSPCLVRLKASVPAAEAESVRTQVTREFAASAALPGFRRGKAPLALVVKRFAQEIRQETEERLLRRVWDEAVTTERLRVAGPLGVVEARWEDGGGFAFTGEFEVYPEVTLPPVSGFQPPEFAVEPSEEEVEAFLNGLAERQASWQGVEEGQAEDGMLVEAEVEGEFPQGGGDPFREELAVFRLGSGEVYPEIEEAVRGLGIGGETVARREVAREGEEGTVPVQYKLKIKGLRRKVVPPVDDALATQMGVEGGLDGLREKAREVLRQAKKRERFKVFREALVKYLGGEQPLPLPDRLVEEETRKAAIRYAESLHRQGINVEELNWQELAPKLQASVVERLREELLLDQLANELGVNVGEEEVDAVVRREAQESGVPFAELKGNLAKSGGLERIRGILRRERAVAQVLEPLLGEG